Proteins encoded together in one Paenibacillus sp. J23TS9 window:
- a CDS encoding sugar ABC transporter permease, whose translation MKPVETNLAGTGGVLKARPRARPGRNRLAQAFRRSKYLWLLFLPCLLYYLVFKYAPMFGLVITFKNYNVFKGIWASDWVGLKYYRMFFGNPDFWILMRNTFLLGVYKLVFGFPAPIILALLMNELRNAVFKKWVQTFSYLPHFISNVIVASMVIMFLSPTSGIINQLITSLGGKPINFMMEPGLFRPIYVISEIWQHIGWETIIFLAALTAVDTQLYEAAGIDGAGRWRKLWHVTLPGIAPTIMIILILDIGKVLEIGFEKVFLMYNPAVYSTADIISTYVYRVGMEQGNFSYASAIDLFMGVISFIFIFSANSLSRRIGGTSLW comes from the coding sequence ATGAAACCGGTGGAGACGAATCTGGCAGGCACCGGGGGGGTACTGAAGGCGCGTCCCCGTGCTCGTCCGGGAAGAAACCGGTTGGCACAAGCCTTCCGGCGAAGCAAGTACCTGTGGCTGCTCTTTCTACCCTGCCTGCTGTATTATTTGGTGTTCAAATACGCCCCGATGTTCGGTCTGGTCATCACGTTCAAGAACTATAATGTGTTCAAAGGGATTTGGGCAAGCGATTGGGTTGGCTTGAAGTACTACCGCATGTTTTTCGGCAACCCGGATTTCTGGATATTGATGCGGAACACGTTTTTGCTCGGTGTTTACAAGCTGGTATTCGGTTTTCCGGCACCGATTATTTTGGCACTCCTGATGAATGAGCTGCGGAACGCCGTATTCAAAAAATGGGTGCAGACCTTCAGTTATCTGCCGCATTTTATTTCAAACGTTATCGTTGCCAGTATGGTCATCATGTTTCTCTCGCCGACAAGCGGCATCATTAACCAGCTGATTACCTCGCTTGGCGGAAAGCCCATTAATTTCATGATGGAACCGGGGCTGTTCAGGCCGATCTACGTGATTTCGGAAATATGGCAGCATATCGGCTGGGAGACGATCATTTTTCTTGCGGCATTGACCGCGGTCGACACGCAGCTATACGAAGCGGCCGGAATCGATGGAGCGGGAAGATGGAGAAAGCTGTGGCATGTGACCTTGCCCGGGATCGCGCCGACCATCATGATCATTCTTATTCTTGATATCGGAAAGGTTCTGGAGATCGGATTTGAAAAAGTATTCCTGATGTATAACCCGGCTGTATACAGTACGGCCGATATTATCAGCACCTATGTGTACCGGGTCGGCATGGAGCAGGGCAACTTCAGTTACGCTTCAGCCATTGATCTGTTTATGGGCGTGATCAGCTTCATCTTTATCTTCTCAGCCAATTCTCTCAGCCGGCGGATAGGAGGAACGAGCCTATGGTGA
- a CDS encoding N-acetylglucosamine-6-phosphate deacetylase: protein MDLRSTPLSVSYLTGRHYRTGEPIMLGLAGGIITDCRVIPADGLDGESEESLPWIAPGLVDLQINGYGGIDMNAPDLSEEDVITFIERMWAEGVTSFYPTIITGADESIHQGLEVIHRACSRLEREGGGAGGLHSIAGIHLEGPFISPEDGPRGAHNRTFVRAPEPHCLENWQQAGGGRIRIVTLSPEWPGSEGFIHRCMESGIVVAIGHTAATGDQIEQAAAAGARLSTHLGNGAHPVLPRHPNYIWDQLAEDRLWASVIADGFHLPDAFLKIAHRVKGDRLILVSDAVSLGGMPPGIYDTPVGGNVTLTPQGRLHLTEQPALLAGSALPLTAGIGHMLSAGICSLGEAWDMASIAPSRLMNLETEAGLVPGAPADIAVFTLQTGKIRIQETYKRGKLQFSHPA, encoded by the coding sequence ATGGATCTGCGGAGTACTCCTCTTTCCGTTTCATATCTGACAGGAAGACATTACCGGACGGGAGAACCGATCATGCTTGGCCTGGCTGGAGGGATCATTACCGATTGCAGGGTGATCCCTGCAGATGGCTTGGATGGGGAAAGCGAAGAGTCGCTTCCATGGATCGCGCCAGGCCTGGTCGATCTGCAAATCAACGGCTACGGTGGCATTGATATGAATGCTCCGGATCTATCGGAAGAGGATGTTATCACGTTCATTGAGCGAATGTGGGCAGAAGGAGTCACATCGTTTTATCCTACGATAATTACGGGAGCGGATGAATCGATACATCAAGGACTGGAGGTTATTCACCGGGCATGTTCACGTCTTGAAAGGGAAGGGGGCGGAGCAGGTGGGCTGCACAGCATTGCAGGCATCCATTTGGAAGGTCCGTTCATTTCGCCAGAAGATGGCCCGCGCGGTGCTCATAATCGGACATTCGTAAGAGCCCCTGAGCCTCATTGTCTGGAAAACTGGCAGCAGGCTGGAGGCGGACGCATCCGGATCGTAACGCTGTCCCCGGAGTGGCCGGGGAGCGAGGGCTTCATTCACCGCTGCATGGAGAGCGGCATCGTCGTGGCTATCGGACATACGGCCGCAACCGGCGATCAGATCGAACAGGCAGCAGCAGCCGGAGCGCGCTTGTCCACGCATTTGGGCAATGGCGCCCATCCTGTGCTGCCGCGTCATCCCAACTACATCTGGGATCAGCTGGCAGAGGACCGGTTATGGGCAAGCGTCATTGCCGATGGTTTTCACCTTCCCGATGCTTTCCTCAAGATTGCCCATAGGGTCAAGGGTGACAGGCTGATCCTGGTGAGCGATGCCGTAAGCCTTGGCGGCATGCCGCCGGGAATCTATGATACACCCGTCGGTGGCAATGTCACGCTCACGCCGCAGGGCCGGCTGCATCTCACCGAACAGCCGGCTCTGCTGGCCGGGTCGGCTTTACCGCTCACGGCCGGGATCGGGCATATGCTGTCCGCCGGGATTTGCAGCCTTGGGGAAGCGTGGGACATGGCGTCCATCGCTCCTTCTCGGCTGATGAACCTGGAGACTGAGGCCGGGCTTGTGCCGGGTGCTCCGGCGGATATTGCCGTCTTCACGCTTCAGACAGGAAAGATAAGAATTCAGGAGACGTATAAACGCGGAAAGCTGCAGTTCAGCCATCCGGCCTGA
- a CDS encoding AraC family transcriptional regulator, protein MSFVLKRKLGFPTLFTKLLSGFLAVILLLTAFNLVSFFYLKRQIHNEIVKYNELGMNHAVEGYETQFRLTREMVLGLNQDPLWTTYVNQLRHVKDNKAYGYVNYAIAEMKRLYTNPFLGMDNLMIYFQQDDYVIEKDGTSSAKSMFSTYYNSPSYPLTFWNEQFKEAYAFQVFPAAAFAEKTPGSARSKGMLMPVIIKMMPYKDMYLVAMLDAERLARNLQSTMSGSFYILDPEGRALYTPMSGPDAGVLPAFDSLDGHHSFVQTGDSYFFYKKGKDTGFIYISRVPVQSISAQLLNLNLILLSLLAVVGLLVVLTYLFSRRVHRPIRIMVDTLRTDEPEPAQGPIREFELISRRVQHMRSTHQRISSDLARKNSMLRNYAYTNRLKNIHMNLSELKELADASMPYVMIVYQIIFKEGYAKYHLEQEKGAYYVREYIDHIWQQVYPESVTIQTEPWQVLSIVFLPGESAETASRLRHLQEVLNLDRGLYLVTMADSPVQSAGVPFTETYAQVSAMLNHRRLLDQTQWIHPEEGDPGRETRFYRALWEEEFQNRLLSGSEESLQEWIEKNMTLLEKKQAAAREYHQFAKDVADELDKLLRNLNLSAAYNAISVPPLDITRHFYSGDQYKTWFRSLLDPALQLIRRKTENHDPMTSFVMTYINDHLEEDINLDMMADKLNITSGYLSTYFKEKTGQNFSDYLNDIRIRTAKDMLQNLDLRIQDVAVRVGYQNVNSFIRMFKRHAGMTPGEFRKKYAS, encoded by the coding sequence ATGTCGTTTGTTCTGAAGAGAAAGCTTGGCTTTCCAACGCTTTTCACCAAACTGCTGTCCGGTTTTCTCGCCGTCATCCTGCTGCTCACCGCCTTTAACCTCGTTTCCTTCTTCTATTTGAAGCGGCAAATCCACAACGAAATCGTCAAATATAATGAACTGGGCATGAACCATGCGGTAGAAGGCTATGAGACCCAGTTCCGACTGACCCGGGAGATGGTGCTTGGACTGAATCAAGACCCGCTGTGGACGACGTATGTCAACCAGCTGCGGCATGTCAAAGACAACAAGGCATACGGTTATGTCAATTACGCGATTGCAGAGATGAAACGCCTATACACGAATCCATTTCTGGGCATGGATAATCTCATGATTTATTTTCAACAGGATGATTACGTTATCGAGAAGGACGGGACAAGCAGCGCTAAATCGATGTTCAGTACCTATTACAACAGCCCGTCCTATCCTCTGACATTCTGGAATGAGCAGTTTAAGGAGGCCTACGCCTTTCAGGTCTTCCCTGCGGCAGCATTTGCCGAGAAAACGCCGGGCTCCGCCCGTTCGAAGGGGATGCTGATGCCTGTCATTATTAAGATGATGCCCTACAAGGATATGTACCTGGTTGCCATGCTTGATGCGGAGCGTCTGGCCCGGAATCTGCAATCCACAATGAGCGGAAGCTTTTACATTCTTGACCCGGAAGGGCGCGCGCTCTATACGCCAATGTCCGGTCCGGACGCCGGTGTTCTGCCTGCTTTTGATTCACTGGATGGCCATCATTCATTCGTTCAGACCGGCGATTCCTATTTTTTCTATAAAAAAGGCAAGGACACGGGCTTCATATATATCAGCAGGGTTCCCGTTCAAAGCATTTCCGCCCAGCTCCTGAATTTGAACCTCATACTTCTTTCGCTCCTGGCCGTCGTTGGCCTGCTGGTCGTTCTTACTTACTTGTTCAGCCGTCGGGTGCATCGTCCAATCCGGATCATGGTCGACACCCTCCGGACAGACGAACCCGAGCCTGCGCAGGGACCCATACGTGAATTTGAGCTGATCAGCCGCAGAGTTCAGCATATGCGCTCCACCCATCAGCGTATCTCCAGCGATTTGGCCCGTAAAAATTCGATGCTTCGCAACTACGCTTATACGAACCGGCTGAAAAATATCCATATGAACCTCAGTGAGCTGAAGGAGCTTGCGGATGCCAGCATGCCTTATGTCATGATCGTTTATCAAATCATATTCAAGGAAGGCTACGCGAAATATCATCTGGAGCAGGAGAAAGGCGCTTATTATGTACGGGAATACATCGATCATATATGGCAGCAGGTTTATCCTGAGTCGGTAACGATCCAAACCGAGCCGTGGCAGGTGCTGTCCATCGTGTTCCTCCCGGGCGAATCGGCGGAGACAGCTTCACGGCTGCGGCATCTGCAGGAGGTACTTAACCTGGATCGCGGCTTATATCTGGTGACGATGGCAGACAGTCCGGTACAATCCGCCGGAGTGCCTTTTACAGAGACCTACGCCCAGGTTAGCGCGATGCTGAACCATCGCAGGCTTCTCGATCAAACGCAGTGGATCCATCCGGAAGAAGGTGATCCCGGAAGGGAGACCCGCTTCTACAGAGCACTATGGGAGGAGGAATTCCAGAACCGGCTGCTTAGCGGAAGCGAGGAAAGCTTGCAGGAGTGGATTGAAAAGAATATGACCCTGCTTGAGAAAAAACAGGCTGCTGCCCGCGAATACCACCAATTCGCCAAGGACGTGGCCGATGAGCTCGATAAGCTGCTTCGCAATCTCAATCTGTCTGCTGCTTACAACGCCATATCGGTGCCGCCGCTGGACATCACCAGGCATTTCTACAGCGGTGACCAGTATAAGACCTGGTTCCGCAGCCTGCTGGACCCTGCCCTTCAGCTGATCCGGCGCAAGACGGAGAACCATGATCCAATGACCTCTTTTGTCATGACCTATATCAACGATCATCTGGAGGAAGATATCAACCTGGATATGATGGCCGACAAATTGAATATTACATCCGGCTACCTGTCCACCTATTTCAAGGAAAAAACCGGGCAGAACTTCAGCGATTATCTCAATGACATCCGCATCCGCACCGCTAAAGACATGCTGCAAAACCTGGACCTGCGCATTCAGGATGTCGCGGTCCGTGTCGGCTACCAAAACGTCAATTCCTTCATCCGCATGTTTAAGCGGCATGCAGGCATGACGCCGGGCGAATTCCGGAAAAAGTATGCTTCTTGA